GGAATTGATTTACATTGATGTAGATTATTTACTCACTAATTTACTGAGTACCAACAAGATGGAAAgtggagagagacagagagcgagagagaaagagataccTGGCGGCGCGGAAGATGGCTGGCTATGCGGTGGTGCTGAGCTGCACGGATGGGGGGTCTGGGGGGCTTGGGTCTCGGAGGTTTGGGAAAGAGGGGGAGGGGAAAAATGAAgcgaaaaaaatttaaatcccCATGTTTCTACTAGCCCTCTTCCGACAATTGGGCGTAGAATAGAATCGAGGAGCCCATTCAATAGTGTACATTTTTattgttgagtattttttttatatattttttaaatatttttaaaaaataaaaatatatatatatcaatatatttaaaattactttcttaatcactaagtaacaaaaaaaaaaatttgatcagCGATTAAATGGAACGATCAAAGTAAAGAGgtaaagtagttttttcttaaattataatgtttattaatgaaaattttctatttcatcattttcacacattatatttttttaattaattttttattttttaatcttatcaaatatataatatatagatgatgattagaagaatttaaaaagtttaagaaaaataaaataaaaaataattttaaaaaatatatatatagtgtgtagTGTGTGAAGCATCAAAAGTGATGAGTAGCAAGAGAGCTATTACGTACAGGCCCCTTGTTGGGACTCATTTGCAGTCCTATCATTGAATTGACTAAATTGCCctaatttctatttttgaatGGACTAAATTGCCTCCGTTTCCAAAACTCCCAGGCGATACATGCAAGAACCCATCTCGTGGTGCACCCCCATAAAGCAGGATTTCAACTACGTTGCCTTCGTTTTCATCCAAAGGAAGCAAGACCGACGGGCCCGAGCTCAGATAGTTACGAGGATCACCGCCGGGGTTTGAGGGAACTCTTTCACCACACGGTTTTGTTTGTAGTCAAATAATACCGATCGTGTATTAGCGAAAATGAACATGTTTCTGTTCAATAAAAGGTGCAAAAATGGGTACAAATTGTTTTCATATTAGTCCATTGTTTCAACTagaaaattaaaccaaaaattcATAGTTTAATTGTCTTCCGATATTCATGTTCTCTATGCTTTATGGGTTCtcaaaagttaacaaaaaaatggcaaaccaaAATTTTGCGAATAATATCTCACAATCGATACTGAATTTGtggaaggaaaaacaaataagatacACAGAAAGGGAGCcgcaattaattaattgtttcaatctaatttctttttcctttatttcttcTGCTTGAAACTTGGACCCATCTATCTTCTCCTTCAGTTGGTCAATAGGAATGCTTACGGGATTCAAATTTGACTGGGAGTCTAGTGCATCCAACATCATATTTGATAAATCACTATTTCCATTAGCATCATCTCCACTAACATTGTCATCATCATCGTCGTCGTTCAAAACCTAATATGTAGGAAGAAAGATGAAAGTCATTAGTCCAAATATTTTTAGTTCAAACTCTAAAAGACAGAACCTTATAAAATACGTTATCATTGATTCGAGGCTTCGAGATTATGAGATGTCTGGATCAATTGGACAACGGCAAACTGGTGACGACGAAGGAAGACAGATTCAGAGGCGTTGGTGCTTAGGGATTAGAGAGCTTTCCTTCCCCACAAGAGCCTTCCTTCAAAGCCTTATTGTTTCTATCGTTTGGCCCCCCACGCAGCAAGATAGCTATTCACTTAAACGAACCACTTCGTTTAAGTAAGATCTGCATACGCAGTCCCaaactgtaaatagaatttttctactaTCAAAGACTTTCAAAATccttaatatttattatcttaactATTTTGATTGATATGATCCTTtgtaaatgatttataaatcaatatttaaataaaaagttacaaagtttatcaattttttttctcacccGCACATTTGCTCCTGCGATTTAACCGAGTCTGTCTTCAGCTACAAATCTGACAATCTTTActttcattacatatttttgcaataaataaataggagaaaaactagagaaattaatattgttttttttttaatttttttggcaCCATTTGCTCGTGCAAACGGGAGCAACAATCAGCTGCAAAAAATGTACAACATGTCAGCATCTTTTAAAGTCTTTCCTTCACAACTGTTCTATACAGATTCTTGCTGTTCCGAATCAGTACTAGCGTCTCTTCGTGCACAGGCCTTCGATGAGCTGGGAGGCTAAAATTACATCTCCGGGGCTTGCATCTCGCTATCTTCACAGTACTCACCAAACATTTATCGTCGCACTGTGGCAGACACGACAGGATCAAACAAACACGTTACTGAGGATAATCACGTACATTAATGATTTGTATGGTCACACGCTTCTTTACTACAAGTGTTCTGTACATTCAAAGCAAAGGCAGCTAAAAAGCTATAATGTTgcctgtgtgtgtgtatatatataagcgaGTACCGTTGGTGGGTGAGTCGAGCAATTAAATATGCAGAATCTCTACTTGATCaaattataatgaataaaatagagGGATGACCATTGTGTGACTTACATCTGGAATGTCAAAGTCACCTTCTCTTGCATCACACAAATCCAATGACAACTTCCTAAGCATTGGCAACTGTACCCATGACACAATGCAACAAAATCTGATATTAGCCGTTAAACTTTATTTCTCTGATAAAAACCGAACAACAGAAGAGAACGTCGAACTgtgtttataattaattaccttCGAAGCAGCATAAAAAATGAAGTTCTTCTGTATCCCAGGGCCCTGAATAGTGTTGGTTAAGTCCAGCCCAGCAAATAACCAGCATCGGGTCGGTTATATATGTCAACAAGTTCACAGAAAGAAATTAGAATCCAAATAATCAAACAGTACAtgtttatttatctatttttttgataagttttatCTATTTCCTCCTACTTGAGGCAAGAAAAAACAGATTGACACAATCAGACATAAGAAACATAAAGCTCCAACTACAACTCATGAGAATTATCACATTAAAATTATGCACACGAGTGGTACCCCAATGAAGTCTGTCTGTGTCTCAGATTTGAATAATTACAGcgtcatttttgtatattatctAGTCAGAACTGTATTTATCAGATCTGTGTCCAGAAGACTCACATTATGGTGCAGCAAGAGATCTTCAAGAGCTGTGCAATCGAGAAGAGAAGAAATCCCATTTTCCGTCACTTTTCCACATTCCTAAATGACAGCGTCATTACAAACACATGAGCACTAAAGCGGCAGAAACCTCATGTACACTTTCACAGTTAAAAAatactgaaaacaaacaaaagtatatttttttaaaagaagagggACAGAACCCCCaaaacaaaccaaaccaaagctttttctttttttgataagtaaaaataaacacataagtAACATCACCTATTGAAGCAGTCAGAGCAAATGGGTTAACCAACATGCATGCTAAATGATTGTGCagcaacaaaataatatatatatatatgtatgtataataacttatcaaaaaatataactCAAAATGTTGACTTTATTAGAGATGcaaatgattgggaagtgaatgtTGTTTCAGATTTTCTAGGaagaatttaaaactcaaaagtgATGAAGGGGAGGGAGGACAGACTATTGTGGGATCATGCtggaaatttcagattttcagtcagttctttttataaggtgcTTAATTGTCATTCTAGCAGGTATCTTGCATTAacctagaatgtatttaggtgttcttatgtatacttcctgtgtacacaGGCTATACCTATTgcattcatataaataaaatctacttattagttatcaaaaaaaaaaaaattgtcattctGGCTATATATTCCCTTGGAAAAGCATTTAGAGAGTGAAGGTATCTACTAAGGTGGCATTCTTCAGTTGGGTGGTTGCTCTAGAGAAAGTATTGACCAAGGATAACCTTAGAAAATGTGGTTTGTGTGTAgttgattggtgtgtcatgtgcaagaaggatggtgaatctgtaaatcatctttttttatattgtgaggtggcaaagtctttgtggaatgaggttatTGGTCGGACAGGTTtatattgggtgatgcctaaggaaATTGTGGATCTCCTTGCATGTTGGCGTGGTTTTGAGGCAAGGAAATGTGCTGCTGCCAGATGGAGAATGATTCTTTTGTGTTTAATGCGGTGtttatggttggaaaggaatttgagatgttttgaagacagagcgttcttttgaagatcttcgttattttttcttttctacttttgagtttgtgggctagGATTTTTGTAAGGAATGATGATAATGTACTGAATCTGTTTATGTAGTAGTTTCCTGCTTTCTAGTgtgtagtaggtatttcctttatatacttcctgtgtacttgggctgtgcctattcttcgtaataaaattcttattaattatcaaaaaaaaaaaaatatatatatatatatataagtaaagaaaaaagggtAGAGGGTGGCAAAGATCATCTTTCTTTAACAGAACAAGCATCTTTGTTAGGAGCACTAACACCATATATGTGTGAGCTTTATTCGAGACTCTCTCGGGCTATAGAGACCAACTTTTCTATCTTGTCttccttattttttgtttacgtgtttttttttttttttgcttcgtCAACTCAACTCAAGAAGACGAAGGAGACAAAAAGTGCTCTTGGAGCTTTAGTCACCACTTGCCTCCTTCAGAAGCACCCTAAAAGCATTCTAGTAGAATCTGTATCAAATTCCAGCTTACTAAACAGGGGGATCCAGTATTCATCCATGAGAAAAGAGATAATGGCGAACCTCTAGATGGATAGAAGTCAAGCCAGGCCATCCATGTGAGATGATTTGTTGAGAATCTGAGATGAAGAACAAATGGAGGTACAATAACATATTAATTACTGCCCAGCACTTAAAAAGAATATGGCCATTATTTGAAACCTGCTAAAACGAGACACTAATCATGGCAAGTCATAGAGAAAAGGGATTATCTACTATGCAGCTGTCCAAAGAATCAAGTAATGATGGGTCCCATTGGCTTCTTGTTAATCATAAAACTATATTTAGAAGTTTTATCATGATTCAAGGGGACACAAGTATGCAAGCTAATTATGCAGTATGATGTAAATTATATACTTCCCGAATAATAATCTCTGACCTGAACCGAGAAGCTTACATCCTAGCAATGAAAGCTCAACTAAGTTTGCACAAGTCTGAGTCAGAATAATCAAATCATTGTTGGTCATCCAAGGGGTTACTCTTTCAAGCCTCAGTTTCCTCAGATTTGGCGTAGAAAAGTTGAAGCTTAACATAGAAATATCACCAAAGCAATAGCACAAAGCCAACACTCGCAAATTTCTCAAGGATGTCATCATGTTTGTAACAACAGTGTCAGATACGACCTGTAGAGAAAGCAGATCCTTACGTAACAACTGTAATTTTTAAGTCTGTTTCAATTagcaagaaatgaaaataatatgcCACTTGATAAGGGCAGGTCATCTGAATCAGTCATGAGAGGTCATCAGATAATCTATTTATGCAAGATCAAGgaaagtttgtttgtttgtgaaaagttaaaataaaaaggtgAAAGAATCTCAAGTTTTTAGGTGATTAAGAATCTCAAGTTTTTTCAAACCATTAATACCTGGAAATGAAGAATTAGTGACTCTAGCATAGGACAAGTTGCAGATAGCTGTTGCAGCACATCTTCACCTAACGATCCGCCTAAACCCACAGTTATCGACCTTAATGACTTTATCGCTGGTTGGAGAGCTTCAACGGAAAAGCAAGAAAATCCCCATCCTAGTGCCACTTCCTCCAATTTGCATTTCTTGCCCAACTCAAGATACAGTTCTTTACATGTATACGAGGAAGAAAATTCCCCCTCTGAGGTGTTAGTTTCCTGCTGCAACATATTTCTGCAACCCCTTGCTCTCAAGTGCTTTAAACCAGGATTTCCATGGACTATCTGAGCTAATGCAGCTCCAGAAACCTGCAATTTTACGAGAACAATATGCATGTGTCAGGAAAAACTGCATTCTCAGAAATCAGTACATCACCACCATGGATGCAACAGCAAGaacaaagaaaccaaaaaagatGCAGTCCTTCTATCTGATTAACTGCGTCTTCTGCTAAATTTGTCCCACTTGAAGTTGtcaatcaaaaataaattgtctCACTTGAAGTCATAGCTCAGAATTATCTGCATGCTGTAAGTTGCACTAGTTTCGTATTTAAACTAgccaatatttgaaaattttaagatcATTGATAATGTAACTTCTTCACATAGGGACACAGAGATGATACTTTCATTACATCTtccatagaaaaaaaattccagtTTCCATAAGTCTGATTACTAACCATGGTATTAGAAACATCAAGCATCTCCAAGGAAAAACCTGAGAAACAATGCAGAATTTCATCATTAAGGTGAGTGTCCCGCAAGCAAAGACTCGTTAGAGTTTGTGTTTGAGACAGAAGCTCTCGAAAAGATGTTTCGTCGACACCTGAAATAGAAAGTACATGTTCATACATACGCGCGCGCATACACAGTCATTTAGATATATTGTCCCAAGTACATCTTTCAGCATCATAAATCCTAAATTACTTTCTTCAAACCAAATATGAAACTACTTTAACGGAACTTAGATTGCCCTAATCCCAATTGACTCGACTGTTTACTCCTACCATCTAAACATTTATAGTTTCTAAGGTCCCACCTATAATTAATTACGTTTTTCCTGAAGTGATTTTTTTACATAAGAGGCACCTCAAGATTTTGAAGAGAGCACATAGAATGAGGGTCAATGCCCCAAGAAAAGACATCACAGTCCATGATATAACAGAAGTTGTTTTGAAGGCATAAAAGGTGCAAATCCAGTACACAGGACATATCCAAGAGAGACACCTACCTAGAAGgagaaaaagatacaagaaaaccATCAAAGTACACAAGATTACTCGAAAAGGAATTCTGGTAAGGAAAACAGCATCATTGCTTGGAAGGAAAACAACGTCATTGCTTGGAAAGAAGTGGCCCTATTTGATGTGGAGAATTTGGTTGCAGAGGAATAGGAGTTTGAAGGCAAGGAGCAATCCATGGGAGAGCAAAACTTGGTTTTCTCTAGGAATTATATTATTCAGTTTCAAGgaatctctcctctctctctctctctctctctctctctcccagtTTTCCTGATCTTTTTTGAGGAGTTCCAATGGTGAACTTCCTGTTCAGGATGCACCCTcttgaaaaagatttttttgaaaaacttttacaataaaaaagttcaacagttccatttcaaaaaaaaaaggttcaataGAGAGAGTAACGTGAAAGAAATAAAACTCACCCTTGCAGCCACCCATATGCAGTTTTTGAAGACTAAATGCCAAAGATTTATGCTTCCGTCCAAAATGGGCAACCGGAAAGCCACCATGATTAGTCACACCAGAACACAGAGAAAGAACTGAATTTACCCCAAAAGAAGTATCACAGACTACAATTGAATGCAGTTTCATACATTTGCGAAGAAGATTTGATATGCCAACATCTGTCACTGATATACACCCTTGAATGTTCAGCTCGTGCAAGGAAGAACAGAATTTTGAAATATACTGGAGATCCAAATCTACATGTTAAAGGGAATGGTAATTATCGGTTTGtatgcaaaaataattttaacaataCGTAAAATAAAAACAGCAACAAATAGAACATCAAGGGGTAGCACAATATACAGGGGACCACATCTGATAAAGTGGAGGCAGTGGTTTGAATCTTTTAATTCCCCTCCCCCCGGGGCCCGGCTCATTCAACAAACATCACAATAATAACTAGCGCACAGTCGTCGATGTACAATATGCACATCCATACAATAGCAGGAACTTTCACACCAGACACATCCAAGGTGGTACAAAATCCATCTACTAGTTGATATTTACAGGCTTAAAAATATTACCGAGTTTTTTTATCATGTTGTGGCGTATTATATCCCACCAATTCCCCATACTGCTAGATAAACACAATACCTTTATGGAACAAAGCTAGATTTTGCCAAGTTTGTCTGATGAACACTCCCCGTGTACTTGGGTGTTATGTTTTTTATCACTAACAAAAGTTatcttatgaataaaaaaaggcTAGATTTCATAAATCGTGAATTCCACCCATCAAACCTAAGGTGCAAACCATGTAAAGAATTGGCATGCAGCTACTAACCATGTAACCAAAGTGCAAAATGGAAACTATCTCACCACAGATATCACTTCGACCCTCCAATGTGAGCTTTGTGATATTTGGCAATGATAATCCAGACTTTTTTAATGACATAACATCAGCAGGATCATCGCCAACACTGAGGGACTTGTTTGATAGTGGTGATGTTATAGCTAGACTTGAGGATACAACCGACACTTGTGCTGGTATAAGAGGACTAATATCCATGGTTAAGTCAACTTCACGGAGCAGAGGGCACTTGTGCACCAATTGATGCAAAGCAGTTGTCTTGAAGTTCAAAAGATAAGCTGCTTTCAGTGTTCTTAGAGAAGGAAATGACTTGCTTATACATGTAATGGCAGCTTCAAGATGTAGCCTTGGGCACTTGGAAATATCTATCTCCTGTACTGCTTCAAAGGATAGCATTGGCAGCAAACCCTGTGGAATTGGACTTTGATCTCTCTCTCGACGCTCAAGgctaattaaaatttgtttaatacTCTTTCTTAAGGTGGGGTCCATGCTATATGATAAAGGAAGCACCGACAGGAGAAGAGTGGCTAATGTTATCTGTGGACAACCTGCAAGGTTCACCTTCTGCACAGAGAGGAAATATTTAAGTAATACAAACATGAAGAATGTGTCAGAGACATGGAAGTTGAGCATCTGGACCCTAATTAAGGCAGCCAAAATGGCACTGCTCATCAACTTAATGACATATATTACAGATATCGGAAAACTAAAAGTGGAAAGAGTCTGAAAGGTTCAGCTTCTGCACAGAGAGGCATCAACCAAACTGCATATTATACCCATCCAAATCTTATCCAAATCATAGTGGCAAGAGTAAAGCTTATGAATATTTACTTATTACATCAGtttgttaagaaaaataaaatgattcttTTTCATTGAATCTGCTCAATTTCTGATTTTAAGAAATAGTGTTTATGGAGAGAACACACTATAACTTATTGGTTGGGTTGAGAAAATATACGCTAATAGACAAATAGCAATGAGTCTTCGAGTGTTTTACAAGAAAGTCAACATATCCCAAAAAGTTGTTGCATGGGTTCCAACTCC
This genomic interval from Juglans regia cultivar Chandler chromosome 3, Walnut 2.0, whole genome shotgun sequence contains the following:
- the LOC109005341 gene encoding BTB/POZ domain-containing protein FBL11 isoform X3, which codes for MASSSDDDFVILICSNPNPIEAKTPHEEIHISTTDILSWDLPTILSYPTVKVHACRNRLIEKSSYFQGLLCGSFSESCLDSTSIQWNLEIFVHVLKCIYGCPLHFTSKNFVPLFEGALYFGVETLISKCKTWFSEVSSPKGSGSLQIELDDLIHIWIFGLEFANEFLPELCAGYLARNFMWAMTSKVFGDVPYNLLLSCLDHPYLTVDSEMHLSEALLVWLNANSKQLENFSRTGENCRGIFRHVRIGLLPLWFAAGKRSSCYFSKVFEESIDLIYRLVDAPPITSMNVLEHADLHHLKIRLTEYSKKVNLAGCPQITLATLLLSVLPLSYSMDPTLRKSIKQILISLERRERDQSPIPQGLLPMLSFEAVQEIDISKCPRLHLEAAITCISKSFPSLRTLKAAYLLNFKTTALHQLVHKCPLLREVDLTMDISPLIPAQVSVVSSSLAITSPLSNKSLSVGDDPADVMSLKKSGLSLPNITKLTLEGRSDICDLDLQYISKFCSSLHELNIQGCISVTDVGISNLLRKCMKLHSIVVCDTSFGVNSVLSLCSGVTNHGGFPVAHFGRKHKSLAFSLQKLHMGGCKGVDETSFRELLSQTQTLTSLCLRDTHLNDEILHCFSGFSLEMLDVSNTMVSGAALAQIVHGNPGLKHLRARGCRNMLQQETNTSEGEFSSSYTCKELYLELGKKCKLEEVALGWGFSCFSVEALQPAIKSLRSITVGLGGSLGEDVLQQLSATCPMLESLILHFQVVSDTVVTNMMTSLRNLRVLALCYCFGDISMLSFNFSTPNLRKLRLERVTPWMTNNDLIILTQTCANLVELSLLGCKLLGSDSQQIISHGWPGLTSIHLEECGKVTENGISSLLDCTALEDLLLHHNVICWAGLNQHYSGPWDTEELHFLCCFEDFVALCHGYSCQCLGSCHWICVMQEKVTLTFQIATINVW
- the LOC109005341 gene encoding BTB/POZ domain-containing protein FBL11 isoform X7, which encodes MENTGLKQLIVANSSNSVSSSGFCGSLDYKVGALYFGVETLISKCKTWFSEVSSPKGSGSLQIELDDLIHIWIFGLEFANEFLPELCAGYLARNFMWAMTSKVFGDVPYNLLLSCLDHPYLTVDSEMHLSEALLVWLNANSKQLENFSRTGENCRGIFRHVRIGLLPLWFAAGKRSSCYFSKVFEESIDLIYRLVDAPPITSMNVLEHADLHHLKIRLTEYSKKVNLAGCPQITLATLLLSVLPLSYSMDPTLRKSIKQILISLERRERDQSPIPQGLLPMLSFEAVQEIDISKCPRLHLEAAITCISKSFPSLRTLKAAYLLNFKTTALHQLVHKCPLLREVDLTMDISPLIPAQVSVVSSSLAITSPLSNKSLSVGDDPADVMSLKKSGLSLPNITKLTLEGRSDICDLDLQYISKFCSSLHELNIQGCISVTDVGISNLLRKCMKLHSIVVCDTSFGVNSVLSLCSGVTNHGGFPVAHFGRKHKSLAFSLQKLHMGGCKGVDETSFRELLSQTQTLTSLCLRDTHLNDEILHCFSGFSLEMLDVSNTMVSGAALAQIVHGNPGLKHLRARGCRNMLQQETNTSEGEFSSSYTCKELYLELGKKCKLEEVALGWGFSCFSVEALQPAIKSLRSITVGLGGSLGEDVLQQLSATCPMLESLILHFQVVSDTVVTNMMTSLRNLRVLALCYCFGDISMLSFNFSTPNLRKLRLERVTPWMTNNDLIILTQTCANLVELSLLGCKLLGSDSQQIISHGWPGLTSIHLEECGKVTENGISSLLDCTALEDLLLHHNGPGIQKNFIFYAASKLPMLRKLSLDLCDAREGDFDIPDCDDKCLVSTVKIARCKPRRCNFSLPAHRRPVHEETLVLIRNSKNLYRTVVKERL
- the LOC109005341 gene encoding BTB/POZ domain-containing protein FBL11 isoform X2, translating into MASSSDDDFVILICSNPNPIEAKTPHEEIHISTTDILSWDLPTILSYPTVKVHACRNRLIEKSSYFQGLLCGSFSESCLDSTSIQWNLEIFVHVLKCIYGCPLHFTSKNFVPLFEGALYFGVETLISKCKTWFSEVSSPKGSGSLQIELDDLIHIWIFGLEFANEFLPELCAGYLARNFMWAMTSKVFGDVPYNLLLSCLDHPYLTVDSEMHLSEALLVWLNANSKQLENFSRTGENCRGIFRHVRIGLLPLWFAAGKRSSCYFSKVFEESIDLIYRLVDAPPITSMNVLEHADLHHLKIRLTEYSKKVNLAGCPQITLATLLLSVLPLSYSMDPTLRKSIKQILISLERRERDQSPIPQGLLPMLSFEAVQEIDISKCPRLHLEAAITCISKSFPSLRTLKAAYLLNFKTTALHQLVHKCPLLREVDLTMDISPLIPAQVSVVSSSLAITSPLSNKSLSVGDDPADVMSLKKSGLSLPNITKLTLEGRSDICDLDLQYISKFCSSLHELNIQGCISVTDVGISNLLRKCMKLHSIVVCDTSFGVNSVLSLCSGVTNHGGFPVAHFGRKHKSLAFSLQKLHMGGCKGVDETSFRELLSQTQTLTSLCLRDTHLNDEILHCFSGFSLEMLDVSNTMVSGAALAQIVHGNPGLKHLRARGCRNMLQQETNTSEGEFSSSYTCKELYLELGKKCKLEEVALGWGFSCFSVEALQPAIKSLRSITVGLGGSLGEDVLQQLSATCPMLESLILHFQVVSDTVVTNMMTSLRNLRVLALCYCFGDISMLSFNFSTPNLRKLRLERVTPWMTNNDLIILTQTCANLVELSLLGYSQQIISHGWPGLTSIHLEECGKVTENGISSLLDCTALEDLLLHHNGPGIQKNFIFYAASKLPMLRKLSLDLCDAREGDFDIPDCDDKCLVSTVKIARCKPRRCNFSLPAHRRPVHEETLVLIRNSKNLYRTVVKERL
- the LOC109005341 gene encoding BTB/POZ domain-containing protein FBL11 isoform X1, producing the protein MASSSDDDFVILICSNPNPIEAKTPHEEIHISTTDILSWDLPTILSYPTVKVHACRNRLIEKSSYFQGLLCGSFSESCLDSTSIQWNLEIFVHVLKCIYGCPLHFTSKNFVPLFEGALYFGVETLISKCKTWFSEVSSPKGSGSLQIELDDLIHIWIFGLEFANEFLPELCAGYLARNFMWAMTSKVFGDVPYNLLLSCLDHPYLTVDSEMHLSEALLVWLNANSKQLENFSRTGENCRGIFRHVRIGLLPLWFAAGKRSSCYFSKVFEESIDLIYRLVDAPPITSMNVLEHADLHHLKIRLTEYSKKVNLAGCPQITLATLLLSVLPLSYSMDPTLRKSIKQILISLERRERDQSPIPQGLLPMLSFEAVQEIDISKCPRLHLEAAITCISKSFPSLRTLKAAYLLNFKTTALHQLVHKCPLLREVDLTMDISPLIPAQVSVVSSSLAITSPLSNKSLSVGDDPADVMSLKKSGLSLPNITKLTLEGRSDICDLDLQYISKFCSSLHELNIQGCISVTDVGISNLLRKCMKLHSIVVCDTSFGVNSVLSLCSGVTNHGGFPVAHFGRKHKSLAFSLQKLHMGGCKGVDETSFRELLSQTQTLTSLCLRDTHLNDEILHCFSGFSLEMLDVSNTMVSGAALAQIVHGNPGLKHLRARGCRNMLQQETNTSEGEFSSSYTCKELYLELGKKCKLEEVALGWGFSCFSVEALQPAIKSLRSITVGLGGSLGEDVLQQLSATCPMLESLILHFQVVSDTVVTNMMTSLRNLRVLALCYCFGDISMLSFNFSTPNLRKLRLERVTPWMTNNDLIILTQTCANLVELSLLGCKLLGSDSQQIISHGWPGLTSIHLEECGKVTENGISSLLDCTALEDLLLHHNGPGIQKNFIFYAASKLPMLRKLSLDLCDAREGDFDIPDCDDKCLVSTVKIARCKPRRCNFSLPAHRRPVHEETLVLIRNSKNLYRTVVKERL
- the LOC109005341 gene encoding BTB/POZ domain-containing protein FBL11 isoform X4 yields the protein MASSSDDDFVILICSNPNPIEAKTPHEEIHISTTDILSWDLPTILSYPTVKVHACRNRLIEKSSYFQGLLCGSFSESCLDSTSIQWNLEIFVHVLKCIYGCPLHFTSKNFVPLFEGALYFGVETLISKCKTWFSEVSSPKGSGSLQIELDDLIHIWIFGLEFANEFLPELCAGYLARNFMWAMTSKVFGDVPYNLLLSCLDHPYLTVDSEMHLSEALLVWLNANSKQLENFSRTGENCRGIFRHVRIGLLPLWFAAGKRSSCYFSKVFEESIDLIYRLVDAPPITSMNVLEHADLHHLKIRLTEYSKKVNLAGCPQITLATLLLSVLPLSYSMDPTLRKSIKQILISLERRERDQSPIPQGLLPMLSFEAVQEIDISKCPRLHLEAAITCISKSFPSLRTLKAAYLLNFKTTALHQLVHKCPLLREVDLTMDISPLIPAQVSVVSSSLAITSPLSNKSLSVGDDPADVMSLKKSGLSLPNITKLTLEGRSDICDLDLQYISKFCSSLHELNIQGCISVTDVGISNLLRKCMKLHSIVVCDTSFGVNSVLSLCSGVTNHGGFPVAHFGRKHKSLAFSLQKLHMGGCKGFSLEMLDVSNTMVSGAALAQIVHGNPGLKHLRARGCRNMLQQETNTSEGEFSSSYTCKELYLELGKKCKLEEVALGWGFSCFSVEALQPAIKSLRSITVGLGGSLGEDVLQQLSATCPMLESLILHFQVVSDTVVTNMMTSLRNLRVLALCYCFGDISMLSFNFSTPNLRKLRLERVTPWMTNNDLIILTQTCANLVELSLLGCKLLGSDSQQIISHGWPGLTSIHLEECGKVTENGISSLLDCTALEDLLLHHNGPGIQKNFIFYAASKLPMLRKLSLDLCDAREGDFDIPDCDDKCLVSTVKIARCKPRRCNFSLPAHRRPVHEETLVLIRNSKNLYRTVVKERL
- the LOC109005341 gene encoding BTB/POZ domain-containing protein FBL11 isoform X8, with protein sequence MASSSDDDFVILICSNPNPIEAKTPHEEIHISTTDILSWDLPTILSYPTVKVHACRNRLIEKSSYFQGLLCGSFSESCLDSTSIQWNLEIFVHVLKCIYGCPLHFTSKNFVPLFEGALYFGVETLISKCKTWFSEVSSPKGSGSLQIELDDLIHIWIFGLEFANEFLPELCAGYLARNFMWAMTSKVFGDVPYNLLLSCLDHPYLTVDSEMHLSEALLVWLNANSKQLENFSRTGENCRGIFRHVRIGLLPLWFAAGKRSSCYFSKVFEESIDLIYRLVDAPPITSMNVLEHADLHHLKIRLTEYSKKVNLAGCPQITLATLLLSVLPLSYSMDPTLRKSIKQILISLERRERDQSPIPQGLLPMLSFEAVQEIDISKCPRLHLEAAITCISKSFPSLRTLKAAYLLNFKTTALHQLVHKCPLLREVDLTMDISPLIPAQVSVVSSSLAITSPLSNKSLSVGDDPADVMSLKKSGLSLPNITKLTLEGRSDICDLDLQYISKFCSSLHELNIQGCISVTDVGISNLLRKCFSLEMLDVSNTMVSGAALAQIVHGNPGLKHLRARGCRNMLQQETNTSEGEFSSSYTCKELYLELGKKCKLEEVALGWGFSCFSVEALQPAIKSLRSITVGLGGSLGEDVLQQLSATCPMLESLILHFQVVSDTVVTNMMTSLRNLRVLALCYCFGDISMLSFNFSTPNLRKLRLERVTPWMTNNDLIILTQTCANLVELSLLGCKLLGSDSQQIISHGWPGLTSIHLEECGKVTENGISSLLDCTALEDLLLHHNGPGIQKNFIFYAASKLPMLRKLSLDLCDAREGDFDIPDCDDKCLVSTVKIARCKPRRCNFSLPAHRRPVHEETLVLIRNSKNLYRTVVKERL